The sequence GTGCAAGTTAAATGTATCAATTATGCTCACCGTTCCGTTTCTACTGGCTGTGTATTCATCAATTTCAGCTTTCGTTTCGGCTAACCAATTTGCTTCCCTAATGTTCCTCAAATCCCAAAAAGGATGAACGATCATTATTATATTCTTCTGATTTCTTCCGAACTTAATGACTGGCAGTCTGTTTATTTCTTCTAAATGAGTAAAACCAAAACTTTGAGCAAAATTATTCCTTAATTCTGTCGCAAATGAAAGCCAGTCACGTAACTCAACATATTCATCAAAATTCCCGTCTGCCCCGCACACATAATTTGAATCGTTCATGACCCTCATCATTGCCAAACCTAACTTCCAGTCAAGCAAACTATGGTAATTCATATTTCTATACACTTTCAAACAATCATAGCACGCGTCCTTGCACCTTTGTTGATGTGCATGGGCATGAATTTTTCCTAAATAATCATTGGGGTCAGGGGGATTCATTGCTTCTGCAAGAATGCTTTGAAAGTTATTGTATAAATACCTCACAAAGCCAGAACCGTTGGGTAATTCATCTGTCAAAATGATTTCTGCAATTCTTCTATCTGTTCCATCTTCAAGCGTCTTCATCGAAATGTCTGCAATCTCAATTTCAGTTGGGTCAACATCAAGCTTGTCGGCTAAAATTCTTTGTAGTAAAAATGCTGCTGAATAATATCCTGAACGCACACCATTTGACTGTGCTTTGATATGTGCTAAATCAGTTTCCCTCGAGAACATATTCAAGTCTAATTCTAAAGAAACTGCTGCAGGTGATATTCTGAAAATTTCTGTTTTCTTGTTACTTGCCAAGGCAATTTGTTCGTCTTGTCCGGCAGTGTTGTTCTGGATGAAAATTGAATACCCATTTGAATTAGAGTTAACCGCGAAATCATTCACTAACCATTGGTCATTAAACCAAAATCCATTTACCGAGTTAAATGGAAACCGATTATTAGTATTATAAAGCTTTCCAGTGAAATATTTGTCAGAGTTTGTGTTGACTCTCCAGGTAACATCTTTATCGCTAATGATTAAGTCAGCATTATTTATTACTTTTTGCTGATCTGGGTTTGCAGGGTCGTTTATCTTTTCTGCAAAAATCGGAGGTCTTGACAAAAGGAATTCTGAATCATCCTTTGAATCACTTCCCGAAGAGAGATTTGTTCTGTAAGCTCTTGGCGATTTCAACTTTACTGGTTGCTGATATTTATCGGGGTTCAATTCACCACAATTTGGACAACTATCAAACTGGTTTTGTACGTCCAACTCTGTTTTTCTTTCTTCTGAATATGTTTCAAAAAATCCGCAAGCCCGGCAACGTACAAACCAACGGTTCATTGAAAAGGGAAGCTGATTGCTTGTTCTTGCATTGGTAACAGTTGCATTTCCCTGGATTCTCGTATTTATAATGTCACTCGTAAAGCCAATTACCTGATGAATTGCTTTGTCTTTCGTCTTTTGTGCCCCCGGTGCAAATTCATAAATTGCCATGGATTGCGCCCTGTCAATTGATAATGGCTCTAAATGTTTATTGATACCATGGTATAGATTTCTAATCGTCGTTGGCATTCCGAACATTGGGAGTATTCCACCCTCAGCCAATTTCTCTGAAACATCTGTTGTTGCAATTTCCTCATTGTTGATTACGTTTTGTGCCTTTCCAATTAAGCCATTTACACTTCCGGTATCGGTTATCCAGCTAACAAATTCATTTCTCTTGTTTTGTAATTCAGGTGTAATTAAAGCATCTATTGTTTCTTCAATTGTTGCTCTATTACCGTTTATCCAGTTAATGATTTTGGCTTTGTAATCTATCCAATTCACCTGAGCATCTCCAATGTTCCCAAATTCTCCATGAACACTTGATTTTTCATCATTAGTAATATCAATGTTTTCATCTATGTAGGCTTTTCTGAAAATTTCCTTGGCAAGTAACCGCTTAAAAATTCTTTCCTGATCCATAGTGAGAAATGGAGTAGGTGGTGAATCGCCAGTTATTTTGTGAGGATTTGAAAAATAAAATTCGTCGTGGCTTCTACCTCTGCAAAAGGTTAATATTACTGAATACGCTTGCCCCCTTCGTCCTGCACGGCCAACTCTTTGCTGGTAGTTGAATCTTTGAGGCGGCATGTTTCCTAACATTACTGCTTGTAATGCACCAATATCGACACCAACTTCAAGCGTTGTTGTTACACTCAATAAATCAATTGTTTTTACCTGCCTTATACCTTCATCTGGCAATATGATATTCCTGAAATGCCGTTGTCTTTCAAACTGGTCGTCTGTTTGTCCAGTCAATTCTTCGCAATGTAACCGGATTGGTTGACGTTTTTCTTTTATTGCATTGTAGGAGAGATAATTTTCCTCCCAAATATCATCACATATACGGTCGTGTTGTGGTTGTAGTGGTGTAACCGAATAGGTACAAATACCACCACTAAAATGTAAGTGTGGCCTACTTCCGCGCGGGCTTGTCCATACGTGGTCAGTCGCACGGGCAACTTTAATGAAAAGATTTTCAATTTGAATTCCTGTGTCGCCTAAGAGTAACCCACTTGTTGAAAGTGTTGCGAATACAGCATCACCAATTTCGTTTTCCTGTTTGGAAAATCTTAATGCAACTGCACGGATATACTTTTTTACTTGCCCAGGGAGTTCCCTGTAAGTAGTGAAGTTAAAAGGGTTTGCGTCATCGACTTTATTATGCTTGTATTTATCTCCCAAAATTCTGACTGTAGAATTTACAATTTGTAAAAAATCGTTTCTTGAGATTGCAACTGCATTAGCCTGATCTGTGATAACTTGCAATTCAGGATTAATACTTACATATCCTAAAGCAGATGATTCAAACGAATAAAAAAGGGAGCCAAAGAACATTGAAGCAAGATTGGTGAAAGTCCCATCTCTCATTTCTGCGATAAATTCATCGCTTATTCCGGCATTCCATTCTTCCCTATCAAAATTGATCAACTCATACCAAGGAACAAACCTTCCGTTCAGAGGTTTTGATTGTATTGAGATGTCATTGCCGCCAGGGTTTATTCCTAACTCAACAAAATGTTTTATTAGTGGTGCAAGATTTATAGAATTGGTAATATGAACTAATTCCCTCACATTTATCAGTAGTGAACGGTATTCATTTAATTTCGCTGTTGCATCTACTTTTTCCCTTTGTCTTATTATGTTTACCCCGGTATAGTTTGACTTGTCAAATAAGTCTTCAACTCCATCATAAATTATTGGATTGTTTTGCCTCAATTCACCTTGTTTAATTGTGTCGCCACCATCCAAAGCATTTATAATTTGAAAGCGAGACATCAAATTTGTATGAAGTTCGCTTACCAAAATTTCCCTTAACAGGTCTGTAAAGTGATTTCTTTCAATTCCGTTTGCAACCTGTGCCGCATCTTCCCGGCTATCAGAAAACACAACCAGTTTCCTTTCCGCTTCGTTATCCGGCAACTGGTACATTAATTCCTTTGCGAAAATCTGTGTTGTCTTAGCGAAACCCGTTCTAAAACCTCTTATTGATGTGAATTTTCTCTTGGGTGTGTCTTGCCTTCGCTTTTGATTGTTAAGACCACAACATGGACAGACATTTGGCAAAGCCCTGTGGGTTTCTCTTGTATCAATGTTTCCGCTTGCATCAGGAAAGGCAATATCACGGTTTGAACCGTTTGGAGTAATTGTAAAGTAGTATCCTTTTATCCAATCGCCACTTTCTGTATTTGCTTTATCATGCGAAAAATCAATATCACCCGAAATGCAATTGAGGGAGGCTTGAATCCAATCAGCTTCATAATCGCCTTGCTCAAATCCATTCACTGTGGTTTGCCTCCAAAAATTAGTTGGTATGCCATGTTCGCGGTCATGTCTTGTATATTCCTGATTTCCGCAAGGCCAAAAAACTCCAAACTCTTGGAAACTCCTTTTCTCAACGAGTTTTGCCGGTGTTTTTTCCGGTATGCCTTCAATATTTGGACTGATAGGAAGGAGTTCAAAAGAATGGTTGCCGGATTCATTTCTTGTAACTAACCGGCTTCCTCCAAACAAAGTTGTTCCGCAATTATCACAATAAAGCAATTCTAAAATTCTGTTTCCCCGTTCAGAATTTATTCGTGTTGTTGAGTATAGTTTTCCGGCTGTCCGTTCTCCATCAGCGAAGCCAGTATTATCAATATCAGTTGCCTTTACAGAGGCCCAAATTCCTTCTATATTTCTGAAAAAATAATGAAACCTGAACCGTGGTAATTTTCTTTCATCAGGAATAGCATTGGCAATTGTTTGAAATTCCGGCTCATCAAGCATTGCTCTTGCTATGAGCAATCCTCTTAATGCGTTTTGTAAATCTTCTTTTGAAGTAGTATTTTCAAAAATTGTTTCTGCAAAATACGTTCCTATTGTATCATCACCGATTGCCTTGATTGAGCAAACAGCCTTATAATCATTACATGGAGAATACAACCTTTCTTTTAGTCGCAAGGCGGGATTTGTAATTACCAAAAGTAATTTTTCTATTCCAGTTCCTTGCTGTTGAATATTTAATACAGTTGCAATCTGGGTTGCTGCAGCTTCACAACTTGCAATAAATGTTGCGTTTGAAGTATTTCCTTTTGAAGTTGAAAATTGCTCTGCAATTTCCTTGAAGGGACTTATTGGAAGTTTTCTTTCCGTTCCGGGAAATGGAATAATTGGATTATTTCTTCCTTCAATAAGTTTGAACTTGCGGTCAAAATGGTCTTTGCTAACTCCGAAAAAATCACAGACGAAATTTTTGCTATCCTCATCTCCCGCCTCAAGTGATGCACTTGAGGCAAGTATCCGAAGCTGTGAGTGTTGTGGGTGCAGTCCTAAGCGATTGAGTACAAGTTTGAGCAGGTATGCTACCTCTGTACCTTGAGTTCCTCTATACAAGTGTAATTCATCAATAATTAAATGAAAAATCCTGTTAGATTTTGCCGCTTCCCGTTCTATTTCAGGTAAATCTTCGCAAGCCAACCATTGTCTTGTTTCTTCAAAAATACCTGAATCTATTTCTCTCATGAGCATAATGCTCAACATGGAATAGTTTGTAATGAGAATATCAGGTGGTGCAACCTGCATGTCGAACCGGCTTCTCATTTCAGAACCATCCAAGCGTTGAAAAAACGATTTTAATTCTTTTGCTTCACTTGGTGTTTTCCCTGCTTCCCTTATGTATTGTGCAACTCTATCTGAATCTTTTTCAATTTGCCGTAAGGCATCAATCAACTGGTTAACCTTTTTCTTGTTGATTACGGTTCCATTATCAGCATTTTTTTTCAATTCGCCGGCAACAGGAGAACTGCCATTGTACCTTCCAAAGTAAATGGAATTTCCATTTGCGCTTGTATTTAACCATTGCCTTGTATCATCGGAATCAAGTGCTTTTCTTAACCGGCTCATTTGATCTTCAACCAAAGCATTCATTGGATAAAGAATTAACGCTCTTACACCTGATTTTCTGTTTTCATGTTGCCGCTGCCTCGTTGCATCACTTAATGTGAAATTTGATGTATTTACAATTTGCGTTGCCGTAAGCCCCCCATCTGTACGTTCTTTCCACCATGTATTCACAGTGGTGGGCTTTGAGTGAGGGATTTGCCAATTAGCAAACTCTTTTGCGAGTTGAGCAAATAATGGCAATAGAAATGATTCCGTTTTCCCAGAACCTGTTCCCGAAGTAATAATGCAATTGTTTCCCTCTAAAGCTTTCTGCAACATCTCCGCCTGGTGTGAATGCAGTTTTATATTGGCATTAAACAAACCTGTCTTTACAAGTCCTTTGAATGTATCTGCTTCACTAGCATTTAATGCGTTACCTAAATCAGTAAGAGTTAAATCATCAATCCGTTTATTACTTGAAATATAATCAGGCAATGGTTCAATCCACGGTTTGCGATAAAGAACTTTATCGTAATTTAATAAAGCGTAGCGTTCTTTTTCAATTCCACTAAACTTTGTCCCAAATGCCGTTTCAACATAACGGATGAAATTTTCTTTTATAGTTTCAAATGAACCAATTGGGTCTTTCATTTTAATTCTTTATTTATCGGTTGTTGCCCTAATTTACGAAAAAGGTTTTCTGTAAAAACGCCAGGAATATTCTCATAAATCCTATAATACTTTCCTTCAATTTCTTTGAAATCAGGAGCCAATCCACTTAGCAGCATGATTGATTCTGAAAGCAGCCGCGGCAAAGGGGTCTCCGAGGGAATTGCAACCCGCTTTCGTTCATTATCAAATAAAATCACGTTCTTACTGATTTGTTTTAGAGAAAGGTATTTCCCCCAGTTTTTGTCCACCTGATAGCATTTACCAGCTTTCCAAAGTTTATTGTAGTAAGTGTATTCATTTAACTTATACTCAATTAGCGAGAATGTCTTGTCAAAAGCAGGTGCTTCATTTCTTTCGTAATTCAAATTCTCAGGATTAAAAATTCTCCTCGCCCAGCCATAATCATCCTCCTGGGTTTCCGTTAACTCACGTTCATATTCTTCAATGTTTGCAGAGAACAGTTGTAGGGCTATCTGTGGGAAATTATTCTGACTGAACTCTATTTTCATTTCATTAGCAAATGCTATAATATTTCTTTCCCCGGAGCCTTCTGTTCGTTTTCCAAATGCTTTAATTGTTATTGCATCAGGCAGAAGCAATTTTTCATTGGAAGAAAATTGCTTTGTGATTTCAACTTGTAGATGATGTTTGCCAGCGGTGGTAATTATTGATTTTACAAGAGATAAATCTCTTGCCCCAATCAGTAGCACTTTTCTACCTTGATTAGAAGGGACGAAAATCAATTGTGGTGGATTTACCACAATTGATTTTGTTTCATAATCGTAATCAAGAATTCCTGTATAGTCATAGAAATTCAGTGATGCTTTCTTGGCTCGTGTCAGGTTAAAATTGCCGGTTGTTGTCTTCTCTGCAAATTGCTTTGAATAATAAAACTCAAAAGCACGATAAAACTCTTCTGTTGTCAGGGAAGTTTTTAATGCAAGAAAACTTGAAAGCATATTCCCACAATGATTGTCATACGCTGTCATTGTTATTTGCGAAGCAAGTTCTTCATTAATGCTAAGAAAAAGATTTTCCCAAGCACAAAAGTATCGTTGACTTGCCTTTGTCGGATTAATAATATTACTGCCTAAACAATATTGTGCTGCTCCAATTTCAATATACTTTCCAAAAGAATCTCGCTTTGGCAATAGAAGACCGTCAACTTTTTTTGCCGAATCATCAGAACTAATAAGGTTGTAAGCGATCTCATTACCTGCAAAAACTTCTCCTTCTACTTTTATATGGAAGTCAATGTTTAGGAGAGTATCGACAGGAAGTGACCAACGGTTACTATTCGATAGCTTTCTCGTTAGAAAAATTTTGTCTTCAGTATTCCTGTACTGTATGTAAACTCTTTCGTTGCCATCTGAATTGTTGATTTCAACCTCTGGTAAAAAATCATTAATAAATGTTCTGAAATTTACTTTAAGCCCACCTATAAGTTCAATTCGCTTCTCCGTATAGAGAGTAAGCAGTGGAATGTCAGGATGGCTTTTTACCGGATTCAGAATTTTGAAAAGTACGTATCCCTCAGCCAAACCTTCCAAATCCTCCTGCCTGAAATTTCCGTTCCGAAAAGTTTTTCCCCATTCAAGTATTGCTTCCCGCTTCTCATCCTTACAAAGTAAAAACATCGGGTCTGTTTTTGAGAGTGTTTCTGTTTCAATCCAATAACCAGTACTCAATTGATATGTTCCGGCACTTACAAACAACCTTATATCTTTTTTGGGAAATCTTGCAACCCATTTATTGAAATCATCTTTTAACTCAAATGGTTCTTTGAATTCAAGATTCAAAGTTCTTGACCAGCCATTCGTTTCATATAAGTTTTCGTAGCCAGCAAAATTTAAATCTTCGGGATAATCATTTGAAGAATATATTCTAAATGAAAATAAAATCAATCCATCATTATTGTTCACCTTGATTTGCAAAAACAAAGGAGCAACAGTATAGTTTCTTTTTGTCCATTTTGAGGTGCCTTCTTCTTCATTCGCATGTGTTTCACCAGTCCATTTGTTGTACTCACGAATGATAATTTCAACTATAGATTGGCCTAACTCATTTGAATCGCTTCTTCTGATAAGTTCGATTACACTTTCCTTCAACCAAAGAATTTTCGCTCCATGCTTTAAAAGTAATTTCCTGAATTCTTCTTTTGAATAAGCAGAATCAGGAATTAAACCGGCTTCATAAAATAGTTCAGGAAGTTTATTGATTGCACTTGGAGATAATATACATTGCGAAAAAGGCTTACCTACATGAATCCAATTTTGGTTGCCAAATTTTTTTAGTTCAAAAATTCCAAGATCACAATTTCTTGCAATAATCGACCATTCTTCAAGTGCATTCCATAAGTGAGAGATAATTTGAAAATTTGTAGTTCCAATTGATTGCTCTGTAAATTCATTCAGGATTTCGTACTTTTTAAAAAACACATTGACTTTGCCGTAATAATTTGTTGTATTGAAACGTTCATCGTAAGTTTCTGTTAAAGGAATAATATAAAGAATAAGATATGCTATAAATGGTGGTGTTTCTATTCTATTCCAGTATGAAAAGAGTTCCTGAGGACGTGCTATTGGTGAATAAGGCGTTTTATAATTATTTCTCTCTTGTCCATCGTATTTGATTGCGAGGATAAAGTCAGCCCAAATTTCATCGTCTGATTTACTATTAAAAAAAGATCTTGAATATTTGATCAGGTCTTGTTTTGTCAGATAGAACAAAATGTCACGACCCGCATTTTCGGGCTTGAAAAAAATCTTTGCTATATGTTCATTCCATTCTGAATAAGTCATAGCTTCAATTTCTTTAAAGGTCTCTGGACTTCTCTTTCCACCTGCTCAAAATCGGGCAAATCCTTTATCTGTTCCGCAAGTGAATTTTTCCAACGTCCTTTATATTGTGGCAAGCGTTCCTGTAGCTTTGCTGGAAAATCAGCTGTTTTCAGATTTTTGCTTTTGCATTTCTGGCTAAATTCATTCAGGTAATGTCCGGCTTCCATTTTTTCAACTTCCAGCAAATACCAGATGTCGTAAAAATCCCGTGCTGCCATTCGCTGCATTACAGAACGCATCTTTTCTACAAGCACTTCTTCCAACGAATAGCATAATAATTCGTATGCTTCTAAATCAGTATAACCAATAAGCACAGGCATTCTCACGGGTTCAAATGCTAATACTTCGCTCCTCGAAATGTCAACCTTTACTTTCTTGTTAGCACCTTGTCCACCTAAGGGGCCAACATAGCTAATATAAAAGTTTATTCCCCCATCTTCATGCTCATTATTATCTATTATTCCTAATGGGATGTTTGCCTCTTCTTTTATATAATCAAATGCTTCTTTAAACCATTCAAAAATTTGATCGTTGGTCACTGTATCGTCCAATAAAGTAAAGTCCAGGTCTTCAGAGAACCGGTAATCTTCAAAATAGACTTTCTTCAATACTGTGCCACCCTTAAACACAATCACTTTGGAAAGTTGCTGATGTTGGGAAACTCCTTTTAATATCCATGAAAGCACATAATCCTTTTCTATCTGCTGGTCTCGTACCCCTGTTTCCCTTGCTTTTTGTTGTATTTCGCCTGGTTTAATCATGTGTATATAGCAGATTTAATTGTTTCCGATTCCAGATTTTGCTGAATACTCCATCTGCTTAGCATTTTACCTGACTTTGGTAATTCAGTATCCAATAAGATGTAAGAGGCTGTTTTCTCTTTTAACAATTCTTCTATAATAATATGATTAATGTCCAGTACTTCTAAGAGAAACCCTAATCTTTTAATTACAGCTTGTGATTTAAACTTCCTTGTATATTCAAGTAACTTATCAAACTTGATTTGATCTTTTGAAATATTAATTGCCCTTGCAACCTCTACTATGCCACCGGCATAATCTGGCTTGAATAAGCAATCAATAATCGTTTTTTCAAGGTCGGAACACTGGACCTTATTGAAATTATCTATCCAAACTTTCTTTGCGCCAAAAAAATGATCTTCATTGTGATATATAAATTGGAAGGGAATATTTTTAATCTTAATGATAGAAGGCCGTAGTTGTTTTGAAACAACGATTTGTTCTTTTAAGGATGGCTGCGTAATAAGATTGTGGATATGAAGCGCTGAGTAATATCCTATGTAATAATCGGCATTATTAACCAGAAATCCCGCTATTGTATGCCAGTCAGGCATGAACGTTTCTGCATCAGCCTCATAAGGTATAATATAATATACTCCTTCTTTGAGCCGCATTAGTAATCCCCGCCGGGTCATATCACTAAGCAATTGTTTTACCGCATTTTCCTTTGAATCAGGCAGGGCTTGAAATGCTTCCGTATATTCAAAGCATACCCTACCTTTCCTATTAAAGTAAGATAATAGTTCGTTAGATTGCGTTGATATGTACTTATTCTTCATATACCGATAGTCAGCTTAAACCTGATTACAATGATATGAAATATCTTTTAAAATTGATAAAACTGCTTTTTGTATCAACACAGTCAGCTTTAAACTAACTATTCATCTATGAAACATAATTCACAAAACTACCATTTAGCCCTATGATATCAGATTAGTTTATCTGCTTTTGAATCATTTTGATGAATAGGAACCGTTGTTATGGACTTGATTTAATGAAAAGCCATCTGCAAAGTGAGATGGCTTAAATAAAAATATTAAATTTCTGCGTTATTTCTTCTTTTCTGCTAACATCTTATCTAACTCATAGTCATCAAGCATCAGCATAAAATCAATCTGCTTTTGCGTTAGATTCTCTGAGATATATGTACTTCTTGCCATTACCTTTTGTTTGGTGTTAGACCCCTAATAGCGGGGTTTATCTCATCTTAAAAGGTAAATATATCAATTTGGTCGACTTTCAAATAGGTTAACCTATTAATTAAAAAAAGCCACCTACACTCTCTGTAGATGGCTCTTTAAATATCATTAAAACTTTGCTTTTATTTTTTCTTCTCTGCCAACATCTTCTCCAGCAAAGCAATCTTTTCTCTCTCACTTTTCAATAGAGCCTCATATAATCTTTTATTTTCCTCCATTGCTTCTACCCATCTATCGATTGGATTGAATACTGGTTTATAATTAATAGCTGCGTTGTCGTTAAAATTACAAGCGATATTATTAATTGCCGCATCCTCATTAAAATTCTTAATAGCATCTACAGGCACCTTCAACGTTTTTGCAATCTGTTCCAGTTGCTCTGGTTCAATCGTTT is a genomic window of Chitinophaga sp. LS1 containing:
- a CDS encoding helix-turn-helix transcriptional regulator; this encodes MTTTSMPEKVHQGRAVKRLREILHIKQDVLADALNISQQSISLLETKETIEPEQLEQIAKTLKVPVDAIKNFNEDAAINNIACNFNDNAAINYKPVFNPIDRWVEAMEENKRLYEALLKSEREKIALLEKMLAEKKK
- a CDS encoding type IV toxin-antitoxin system AbiEi family antitoxin; the protein is MKNKYISTQSNELLSYFNRKGRVCFEYTEAFQALPDSKENAVKQLLSDMTRRGLLMRLKEGVYYIIPYEADAETFMPDWHTIAGFLVNNADYYIGYYSALHIHNLITQPSLKEQIVVSKQLRPSIIKIKNIPFQFIYHNEDHFFGAKKVWIDNFNKVQCSDLEKTIIDCLFKPDYAGGIVEVARAINISKDQIKFDKLLEYTRKFKSQAVIKRLGFLLEVLDINHIIIEELLKEKTASYILLDTELPKSGKMLSRWSIQQNLESETIKSAIYT
- a CDS encoding DEAD/DEAH box helicase — encoded protein: MKDPIGSFETIKENFIRYVETAFGTKFSGIEKERYALLNYDKVLYRKPWIEPLPDYISSNKRIDDLTLTDLGNALNASEADTFKGLVKTGLFNANIKLHSHQAEMLQKALEGNNCIITSGTGSGKTESFLLPLFAQLAKEFANWQIPHSKPTTVNTWWKERTDGGLTATQIVNTSNFTLSDATRQRQHENRKSGVRALILYPMNALVEDQMSRLRKALDSDDTRQWLNTSANGNSIYFGRYNGSSPVAGELKKNADNGTVINKKKVNQLIDALRQIEKDSDRVAQYIREAGKTPSEAKELKSFFQRLDGSEMRSRFDMQVAPPDILITNYSMLSIMLMREIDSGIFEETRQWLACEDLPEIEREAAKSNRIFHLIIDELHLYRGTQGTEVAYLLKLVLNRLGLHPQHSQLRILASSASLEAGDEDSKNFVCDFFGVSKDHFDRKFKLIEGRNNPIIPFPGTERKLPISPFKEIAEQFSTSKGNTSNATFIASCEAAATQIATVLNIQQQGTGIEKLLLVITNPALRLKERLYSPCNDYKAVCSIKAIGDDTIGTYFAETIFENTTSKEDLQNALRGLLIARAMLDEPEFQTIANAIPDERKLPRFRFHYFFRNIEGIWASVKATDIDNTGFADGERTAGKLYSTTRINSERGNRILELLYCDNCGTTLFGGSRLVTRNESGNHSFELLPISPNIEGIPEKTPAKLVEKRSFQEFGVFWPCGNQEYTRHDREHGIPTNFWRQTTVNGFEQGDYEADWIQASLNCISGDIDFSHDKANTESGDWIKGYYFTITPNGSNRDIAFPDASGNIDTRETHRALPNVCPCCGLNNQKRRQDTPKRKFTSIRGFRTGFAKTTQIFAKELMYQLPDNEAERKLVVFSDSREDAAQVANGIERNHFTDLLREILVSELHTNLMSRFQIINALDGGDTIKQGELRQNNPIIYDGVEDLFDKSNYTGVNIIRQREKVDATAKLNEYRSLLINVRELVHITNSINLAPLIKHFVELGINPGGNDISIQSKPLNGRFVPWYELINFDREEWNAGISDEFIAEMRDGTFTNLASMFFGSLFYSFESSALGYVSINPELQVITDQANAVAISRNDFLQIVNSTVRILGDKYKHNKVDDANPFNFTTYRELPGQVKKYIRAVALRFSKQENEIGDAVFATLSTSGLLLGDTGIQIENLFIKVARATDHVWTSPRGSRPHLHFSGGICTYSVTPLQPQHDRICDDIWEENYLSYNAIKEKRQPIRLHCEELTGQTDDQFERQRHFRNIILPDEGIRQVKTIDLLSVTTTLEVGVDIGALQAVMLGNMPPQRFNYQQRVGRAGRRGQAYSVILTFCRGRSHDEFYFSNPHKITGDSPPTPFLTMDQERIFKRLLAKEIFRKAYIDENIDITNDEKSSVHGEFGNIGDAQVNWIDYKAKIINWINGNRATIEETIDALITPELQNKRNEFVSWITDTGSVNGLIGKAQNVINNEEIATTDVSEKLAEGGILPMFGMPTTIRNLYHGINKHLEPLSIDRAQSMAIYEFAPGAQKTKDKAIHQVIGFTSDIINTRIQGNATVTNARTSNQLPFSMNRWFVRCRACGFFETYSEERKTELDVQNQFDSCPNCGELNPDKYQQPVKLKSPRAYRTNLSSGSDSKDDSEFLLSRPPIFAEKINDPANPDQQKVINNADLIISDKDVTWRVNTNSDKYFTGKLYNTNNRFPFNSVNGFWFNDQWLVNDFAVNSNSNGYSIFIQNNTAGQDEQIALASNKKTEIFRISPAAVSLELDLNMFSRETDLAHIKAQSNGVRSGYYSAAFLLQRILADKLDVDPTEIEIADISMKTLEDGTDRRIAEIILTDELPNGSGFVRYLYNNFQSILAEAMNPPDPNDYLGKIHAHAHQQRCKDACYDCLKVYRNMNYHSLLDWKLGLAMMRVMNDSNYVCGADGNFDEYVELRDWLSFATELRNNFAQSFGFTHLEEINRLPVIKFGRNQKNIIMIVHPFWDLRNIREANWLAETKAEIDEYTASRNGTVSIIDTFNLHRRPGWCYEKLVNR
- a CDS encoding nucleotidyl transferase AbiEii/AbiGii toxin family protein, translated to MIKPGEIQQKARETGVRDQQIEKDYVLSWILKGVSQHQQLSKVIVFKGGTVLKKVYFEDYRFSEDLDFTLLDDTVTNDQIFEWFKEAFDYIKEEANIPLGIIDNNEHEDGGINFYISYVGPLGGQGANKKVKVDISRSEVLAFEPVRMPVLIGYTDLEAYELLCYSLEEVLVEKMRSVMQRMAARDFYDIWYLLEVEKMEAGHYLNEFSQKCKSKNLKTADFPAKLQERLPQYKGRWKNSLAEQIKDLPDFEQVEREVQRPLKKLKL